The Phyllostomus discolor isolate MPI-MPIP mPhyDis1 chromosome 4, mPhyDis1.pri.v3, whole genome shotgun sequence genome window below encodes:
- the FKBPL gene encoding FK506-binding protein-like yields the protein METPPVNPVGEKDTSQLQQQWGKNPKKNRDSTIQIRQQVQEPPTEVLELRRSPDPASKILENPQETEKLAAGLEENSVKSHGSASEMPEPLQSSDLWYCPDGSFVKKIIIRGHGLDKPKLGSRCRGQDSWELEASEKETLAKQEHARGTELFRAGNPEGAARCYGRALRLLLTLPPPGSPEQTVLHANLAACQLLLGQPHLAAQSCNRVLEREPEHLKALYRRGVAQAALGNLEKATADLKKVLVVDPKNQAAREELGKVIFQGKKQDAGLAQGLRKMFG from the exons ATGGAGACGCCACCAGTCAATCCAGTGGGAGAGAAAGACACCTCTCAACTGCAACAACAGTGGGGAAAGAATCCTAAGAAGAACCGTGATTCAACTATTCAAATTAGGCAGCAGGTCCAAGAGCCTCCTACTGAAGTTCTTGAGCTGAGAAGGAGCCCAGATCCAGCCAGCAAAATTCTAGAGAATCCTCAAGAGACTGAAAAACTGGCTGCTGGACTTGAAGAAAACTCTGTTAAATCTCATGGATCAGCTAGTGAAATGCCAGAGCCCCTCCAATCTTCTGATCTCTGGTATTGTCCGGATGGGAGCTTTGTCAAGAAGATTATAATCCGTGGCCATGGCTTGGACaaacccaagctgggctcccGCTGCCGG GGCCAGGACTCCTGGGAGCTGGAGGCCAGCGAGAAGGAGACCCTGGCCAAGCAAGAACATGCAAGGGGCACAGAATTATTTCGAGCTGGGAACCCTGAAGGGGCTGCGCGATGTTATGGACGGGCTCTTCGGCTGCTGCTGACTTTACCCCCACCTGGCTCTCCAGAACAAACGGTCCTTCATGCCAATCTAGCTGCCTGTCAGTTGTTGCTAGGGCAGCCCCATTTGGCAGCCCAGAGCTGTAACCGGGTGCTCGAGCGAGAACCTGAGCATTTAAAGGCCTTGTACCGAAGGGGGGTTGCCCAGGCTGCCCTTGGGAACCTGGAAAAAGCAACTGCTGACCTCAAGAAGGTGCTGGTAGTAGATCCAAAAAACCAGGCAGCCCGGGAGGAGCTGGGAAAGGTGATCTTTCAGGGGAAGAAACAGGATGCAGGACTGGCTCAGGGTCTCCGCAAGATGTTTGGCTGA